In Caproicibacterium amylolyticum, a genomic segment contains:
- a CDS encoding transglutaminase domain-containing protein — MKKPMRLAALALALSLLSGCTLPSKDFFSWKIEPASSAAVSSAAVKAGPKASACTAVEQRSDYKSLPSDQCRRLYEKLLDCAQDITDNKDENGYLMKTASLLTVKLSDDETRRTVMALLNDNPQLFWISNQYTYSFSLTGTTVQLFSRVSSQEREALQKKLDSVTDTILSKVSSADSELEREIKLFNALADRCTYDDAAFADKQQTNWQPYTAYGALVTGKAVCDGYSRAMQLLCSKAGLQSRLVNGNSKGASHIWNLISIDGKWYHFDATWMDGSLRTYDYFNVTDAVIKRDHTISPQNGDAADCNFALPAASSDNANYYKKCAVQVAALDSAARARIAEALVQAAQEKEVSLALHIDEKLEFGSTVQQLFNGGPYFFQSCVQDANGSLPAGKKLSYTAMQYSTCAAQNGISIQLAYASK; from the coding sequence ATGAAGAAACCGATGCGCCTCGCCGCTTTGGCGCTGGCACTTTCCCTGCTTTCAGGCTGCACACTTCCGTCAAAAGACTTTTTCTCCTGGAAAATAGAACCGGCATCTTCGGCTGCTGTTTCTTCTGCGGCTGTCAAGGCAGGCCCAAAGGCCAGTGCCTGCACAGCGGTCGAGCAGCGTTCAGATTACAAGAGTCTGCCCAGTGACCAATGCCGCCGTTTGTATGAAAAACTGCTGGACTGTGCACAGGATATAACAGATAACAAAGACGAAAATGGCTACCTGATGAAAACCGCAAGTCTTCTGACCGTTAAGCTAAGTGATGATGAAACGCGGCGTACCGTTATGGCGCTGCTGAACGATAACCCGCAGTTGTTTTGGATTTCCAATCAGTACACCTATTCTTTTTCCTTGACCGGAACGACCGTGCAGCTTTTCAGCCGCGTCAGTTCACAGGAACGGGAAGCACTGCAGAAAAAACTGGATTCCGTTACGGATACGATCCTTTCAAAGGTTTCTTCCGCGGATTCCGAACTGGAGCGTGAGATAAAACTATTTAATGCGCTTGCAGACCGCTGTACCTATGACGACGCTGCCTTTGCAGATAAACAGCAGACGAACTGGCAGCCGTACACCGCTTACGGTGCTTTGGTGACTGGCAAAGCGGTCTGCGATGGCTATTCCCGCGCCATGCAACTGCTGTGCAGCAAGGCGGGGCTGCAAAGCCGATTGGTGAACGGTAACTCCAAGGGTGCTTCACACATCTGGAACCTGATTTCTATAGATGGAAAGTGGTATCATTTTGACGCAACATGGATGGATGGCAGTCTGCGCACATATGATTATTTTAATGTAACGGATGCTGTGATCAAACGCGACCACACCATCAGCCCGCAGAATGGTGATGCAGCTGACTGCAATTTCGCACTGCCGGCTGCTTCCTCAGATAATGCAAACTATTATAAAAAATGTGCTGTGCAGGTGGCAGCATTGGATTCTGCCGCACGTGCCCGTATTGCAGAGGCATTGGTGCAGGCCGCACAGGAAAAGGAGGTTTCTCTGGCACTGCATATAGATGAAAAGCTTGAGTTTGGCAGTACGGTTCAACAGCTTTTTAACGGCGGCCCGTATTTCTTTCAGTCCTGTGTGCAGGATGCGAACGGCAGTCTGCCTGCCGGGAAAAAGCTTTCCTATACTGCGATGCAGTACAGTACTTGTGCTGCGCAGAACGGAATCAGCATTCAGCTTGCTTATGCGTCGAAATAA
- the folP gene encoding dihydropteroate synthase, with the protein MSRIFRAGRFQLPLGDKTYIMGILNLVPDHYAEDPECLSTEAAVALAWEMAAAGADVIDMGGQSSQPGYQQVSPEEELKRILPVLDVLHNEFSIPISIDTRYASVAYACVQHGADIVNDIGGFKDPAMIESVATSQTCGCIVMHRGGGNNKVDILDSIKEYFVHQIDVLNASGIAMERICLDPGIGFGKTYEENLRILANADQMQAHGCCTVMAASRKRVISAASGNPPYEHRMPGTIAADSIAQFCGIDMVRAHDVPEAVQAARVTQEIRRQRVCKHPQE; encoded by the coding sequence ATGAGCAGAATCTTTAGGGCAGGCCGTTTTCAGCTACCGCTCGGAGATAAAACTTATATTATGGGTATTCTCAATTTGGTGCCCGACCATTATGCGGAGGATCCTGAATGCCTCTCTACAGAAGCAGCAGTTGCACTTGCGTGGGAAATGGCTGCTGCCGGTGCAGATGTGATTGATATGGGCGGGCAGTCCAGCCAGCCGGGTTATCAGCAGGTTTCTCCGGAAGAGGAACTGAAGCGGATACTGCCGGTGCTGGATGTTCTGCACAATGAATTTTCAATCCCGATTTCGATCGATACACGCTATGCTTCTGTTGCCTATGCCTGTGTGCAGCATGGAGCAGATATTGTCAATGATATTGGCGGTTTTAAAGACCCGGCTATGATTGAGTCGGTCGCTACCAGCCAGACCTGCGGATGTATTGTTATGCACCGAGGGGGCGGGAACAACAAAGTTGATATTTTGGATTCCATAAAAGAGTATTTTGTACATCAGATTGATGTTTTGAATGCCTCCGGTATTGCAATGGAACGTATTTGCCTTGACCCGGGCATCGGTTTTGGCAAGACCTATGAAGAGAACCTGCGCATCCTTGCAAATGCGGATCAGATGCAGGCACATGGCTGTTGTACAGTAATGGCGGCTTCCCGCAAGCGAGTTATCAGTGCGGCCAGCGGCAACCCACCGTATGAGCATAGAATGCCGGGTACGATTGCTGCCGACAGCATTGCACAGTTCTGCGGAATCGATATGGTGCGCGCTCATGACGTGCCGGAAGCGGTGCAGGCGGCGCGTGTAACACAGGAAATCCGGCGCCAGCGGGTTTGCAAACATCCACAGGAATAA
- a CDS encoding antitoxin: MAGDTNYKRKFNEQNYDRLAITVPKGKKDIITDAAKQQGKSLNKFVNEAIDEKLDAAKNE, encoded by the coding sequence ATGGCTGGAGACACAAACTACAAACGAAAATTCAACGAGCAAAATTATGACCGCCTTGCAATTACCGTACCCAAAGGGAAAAAGGACATTATCACGGATGCAGCAAAGCAACAGGGCAAAAGTTTAAATAAATTTGTAAATGAAGCGATTGACGAAAAGTTGGATGCAGCAAAGAATGAATAG
- a CDS encoding sporulation transcriptional regulator SpoIIID: MRGIVEGRAVEFGDYIVQFIATGRAAVKKFGVSKSTGIW, from the coding sequence ATGAGAGGCATCGTCGAGGGACGAGCTGTTGAGTTCGGAGATTACATCGTTCAATTTATTGCGACCGGCCGCGCGGCGGTCAAAAAGTTTGGTGTTTCTAAGTCCACAGGCATATGGTAG
- a CDS encoding helix-turn-helix transcriptional regulator, protein MSQPLGQHLRHLRLKHGFTQQQLADSLNLDRSTVAYRVYGKRPNSAQPAHPCQTESSLSSVLGRTAKRISGISTASFS, encoded by the coding sequence ATGAGTCAGCCCCTCGGGCAGCATCTTCGGCACTTGCGTCTGAAACATGGCTTCACACAGCAGCAGTTGGCGGACAGTTTAAATCTTGACCGCTCAACAGTCGCGTATCGCGTATATGGAAAGCGGCCGAATTCTGCCCAACCTGCACACCCTTGCCAAACTGAAAGTAGTCTATCATCTGTCTTGGGACGAACTGCTAAACGGATTTCAGGCATCAGCACCGCTTCTTTCTCATAA
- a CDS encoding HI0074 family nucleotidyltransferase substrate-binding subunit, protein MQEIYRQIAAAGQKHGAEKIVLFGSRARRDNRPNSDIDIAVYGMPDQNHGAFWSAIDDLPTLFSIDIVHITSKTDAALLKNIERDGVTLMNKAEEKYTKLVQAVQRLQEALDDYQTNQLDSIRDGVIQRFEFCTELTWKTMREYLLDQGYTEINSPKSVMRKAFADGIIGDGQLWIDLLNDRNATSHIYDEETAEQIFHRINTEYYKMFTALTEKLKTML, encoded by the coding sequence ATGCAGGAGATATATCGGCAGATTGCCGCAGCCGGGCAAAAACATGGTGCGGAAAAGATTGTACTGTTTGGGTCGCGTGCCCGCAGAGATAATCGACCCAATAGTGATATCGATATTGCTGTGTATGGAATGCCAGACCAAAATCATGGTGCATTTTGGTCTGCAATCGATGATTTGCCTACGTTGTTCAGTATTGATATTGTGCATATTACAAGCAAAACGGATGCTGCGTTGCTCAAAAATATCGAGAGGGATGGGGTTACACTTATGAATAAAGCGGAAGAAAAGTACACGAAACTTGTACAGGCAGTGCAGCGTTTGCAGGAAGCGCTTGATGACTATCAGACGAATCAACTTGACTCCATTCGGGACGGCGTTATTCAGCGATTTGAGTTTTGCACGGAGCTTACATGGAAAACAATGCGGGAATATTTGCTTGACCAAGGATATACAGAAATTAACAGCCCAAAGTCTGTGATGCGAAAAGCGTTTGCGGATGGTATAATAGGGGACGGGCAGTTATGGATAGATCTTTTGAATGACCGGAATGCTACCTCCCATATCTATGATGAAGAAACTGCAGAACAGATTTTTCATCGAATAAATACGGAATATTATAAAATGTTTACTGCACTAACTGAGAAATTGAAAACAATGTTGTAA
- a CDS encoding cyclase family protein: MTIIDISKELFSTPAYPGDPTASLRFVQRLEEGGACNLSELTAGSHNGTHMDAPLHFVENGADISEVDLSRCCGPCVVVKANGILNMQQMEQLLKDTENPERLLLSGEVWLSREAAVAAAMAGVRLIGTQQASIAPEEDSSGPHCALLSAEVAVLENLALETVKPGAYLLCALPLKNRGAEAAMVRAVLFDGCW; encoded by the coding sequence ATGACCATTATTGATATTTCTAAAGAACTGTTCAGCACTCCGGCTTATCCCGGCGACCCAACTGCCAGCTTGCGTTTTGTGCAGCGGCTGGAGGAGGGCGGTGCCTGCAATCTGAGTGAGCTGACTGCCGGCAGTCACAACGGTACGCATATGGACGCACCGCTGCACTTTGTGGAAAATGGTGCGGACATCAGTGAGGTCGACCTTAGCCGCTGCTGCGGTCCTTGCGTGGTAGTCAAAGCGAATGGGATTTTAAATATGCAGCAGATGGAGCAGCTGCTGAAAGATACGGAGAATCCGGAACGCCTGCTTTTAAGCGGAGAAGTTTGGCTTTCCCGCGAGGCAGCTGTTGCTGCAGCTATGGCAGGCGTGCGGCTGATTGGTACGCAGCAGGCAAGCATTGCGCCGGAAGAAGATTCTTCCGGCCCGCACTGTGCGCTGCTTTCTGCGGAAGTGGCTGTGTTGGAAAATCTGGCACTGGAAACAGTGAAGCCAGGGGCTTATCTGCTTTGCGCGCTGCCACTGAAGAACCGCGGCGCGGAAGCGGCCATGGTGCGTGCGGTACTGTTTGACGGATGTTGGTAA
- a CDS encoding glycoside hydrolase family 25 protein: MKRVFRHIGAAALAAVMLASSAFPANAAATYQYPTSITGVTVSGHPLTDSELSKGSYLINLVKGRTIYFDVKSSRPVNFTSGNGSCAVTGTTWSYNSSTKTTRYTITGTGSTGQACGLYLDRNRIFQAQIINQPTSQPFISDTTDPLTQRVGDSYTFKLTLKDSNSNSTFIVGNGSVLSTYAPPGTTDANGNKVYYYTITAKKVGSSGVYAIVDGVSYLVFSSIVVTNTNTTPVVPDNPYIFTPTVTSDSGKTYKKGIDVSKWQGTIDWDTVKKTGVDFVMLRAGYGQSTIDQYFDRNISECNRLGIPVGVYWFSYAHDAGGAAQEAQSCLDAIKNYRVEYPVCFDLEYDTLRYAKQYYNVTIDKTLASNMANAFCSTIENNNYYAMNYANDDCLKNHFDQSLLGDYDLWYACYPYITPPTTISDSFNTSGARMWQYTSVGTVAGISGSIDMNVSSCDYAAIIRNAGLNNLGGATQTLRRSTSTVWNQNSLTLKLLPNATDKSTPEPGKMSQPNYHD; this comes from the coding sequence ATGAAAAGAGTTTTCAGACATATCGGAGCCGCGGCACTTGCCGCCGTCATGCTGGCTTCTTCAGCATTTCCGGCAAATGCAGCAGCCACCTACCAGTACCCTACCTCTATTACCGGTGTCACAGTTTCCGGTCATCCGCTTACAGACAGTGAACTGAGCAAAGGTTCCTATCTGATTAATCTGGTCAAGGGACGAACCATTTACTTTGACGTGAAAAGCAGTAGGCCGGTAAACTTTACATCCGGTAATGGCAGCTGCGCGGTAACGGGAACTACCTGGTCCTACAATTCCTCAACCAAAACAACACGGTACACCATTACGGGCACCGGCAGCACCGGACAGGCATGCGGGCTCTACCTGGACAGAAACCGCATTTTCCAAGCACAAATCATTAACCAGCCGACATCTCAGCCCTTTATCAGTGACACAACGGATCCGCTCACTCAGCGTGTCGGAGATTCCTATACCTTTAAATTAACTCTAAAAGACTCCAACTCCAACTCCACTTTTATTGTCGGCAACGGCTCTGTGCTCTCAACTTACGCTCCCCCCGGAACTACAGACGCAAACGGAAACAAAGTTTATTATTACACCATCACCGCAAAAAAGGTTGGCTCCAGCGGCGTATATGCCATTGTAGACGGTGTTTCTTATCTGGTTTTTTCCTCAATCGTTGTAACCAACACCAATACCACACCGGTGGTGCCCGATAATCCCTACATATTTACACCAACGGTCACTTCGGATTCCGGTAAGACTTATAAAAAAGGAATTGATGTATCGAAGTGGCAAGGAACTATTGATTGGGATACTGTGAAAAAAACAGGTGTTGATTTTGTTATGCTGCGCGCAGGCTACGGCCAGAGCACCATCGATCAATATTTTGACCGCAACATTTCCGAATGCAACCGTCTTGGCATTCCCGTTGGTGTATACTGGTTCAGTTATGCGCATGATGCAGGCGGTGCGGCGCAGGAAGCACAGTCCTGCTTGGACGCAATTAAGAATTACAGAGTAGAATATCCTGTTTGCTTTGATTTAGAGTATGACACTTTACGTTACGCAAAGCAGTACTACAACGTAACGATTGACAAAACGCTGGCAAGCAATATGGCAAACGCTTTTTGCAGCACGATTGAAAACAATAATTACTATGCTATGAACTACGCAAATGACGATTGCCTAAAAAATCACTTCGATCAAAGTCTGCTGGGTGACTATGACCTTTGGTATGCATGCTACCCCTATATAACCCCGCCAACAACCATTAGTGACAGCTTTAACACTTCTGGCGCACGCATGTGGCAGTATACCAGCGTTGGTACCGTCGCCGGTATCTCAGGCAGTATTGATATGAATGTAAGTTCCTGTGATTATGCCGCTATCATTCGTAATGCAGGGCTAAATAATCTTGGTGGAGCCACACAGACACTTCGCAGAAGCACCTCTACAGTATGGAATCAAAATTCGCTGACTTTGAAATTGCTGCCAAACGCAACAGACAAGAGTACACCGGAACCCGGTAAAATGAGTCAGCCGAACTACCACGATTAA
- a CDS encoding GNAT family N-acetyltransferase — translation MDKIKIAVESIESEDARILIDELSDILHRMTGNDGRSTFNNADMLDTRSVFVIARNAQGTPVGCGALRRMSEDTAEIKRMYARANTFGTGTRLIAFLEQKAHELEFSKVRIQTRVINENAVRFYKKNGYTVIPNYGIYENRPEAICFQKDI, via the coding sequence ATGGACAAAATTAAAATTGCTGTGGAGAGCATTGAATCTGAAGATGCACGTATCCTGATAGATGAACTTTCTGATATCTTACACAGAATGACTGGAAACGATGGCAGAAGTACCTTTAATAATGCGGATATGCTGGATACACGGTCGGTGTTTGTGATTGCGCGCAATGCGCAGGGAACACCAGTTGGCTGTGGCGCGCTGCGCCGAATGTCGGAAGATACTGCGGAAATCAAACGCATGTATGCGCGCGCTAATACATTTGGGACAGGCACAAGGCTGATTGCTTTTCTAGAGCAGAAGGCGCATGAACTTGAATTTTCCAAAGTGAGAATTCAAACCCGCGTTATTAATGAAAATGCGGTACGTTTTTACAAAAAGAATGGGTACACGGTAATACCCAACTACGGGATTTACGAAAATCGGCCGGAAGCAATTTGTTTTCAAAAGGATATTTGA
- a CDS encoding helix-turn-helix domain-containing protein, whose protein sequence is MNGEENKRIGQHLGELRRQRGFTQEQLSAKLQVAGCDLTRSALAKIEVGQRSIYPDELKALKDVLQISYEEILED, encoded by the coding sequence ATGAACGGTGAAGAGAACAAACGAATTGGACAGCATTTAGGGGAACTGCGGCGGCAGCGGGGATTCACGCAGGAACAGCTTTCTGCGAAACTGCAGGTGGCTGGATGTGACCTGACGCGAAGTGCGCTTGCCAAGATTGAAGTGGGGCAGCGCTCTATCTATCCGGATGAATTAAAGGCATTGAAGGATGTCCTGCAAATTTCCTATGAGGAAATACTGGAAGACTAA
- the lexA gene encoding transcriptional repressor LexA, translated as MLTASQQKVYDYLKSRSRTGLPPTVREICAATGLKSTSSVHAHLKTLEREGYITRDAGLNRAIHVTGEENAVPLQIPVVGRVAAGQPILAVEDIDGYVPYQPPRRSGDAEYFALHVRGESMRDIGIMNGDIVIAKRVPTAEDGEIVVAMIDGEATVKRIFREPKRIRLQPENPDFSPIYAKEVTVLGIVVALYRSY; from the coding sequence ATGTTAACAGCCAGCCAGCAAAAGGTTTATGATTATTTGAAAAGCCGCTCGCGAACCGGTTTGCCCCCAACCGTGCGGGAAATCTGCGCTGCAACCGGGCTGAAGTCCACCTCCAGCGTACACGCACATTTGAAAACGCTGGAGCGCGAAGGGTACATTACACGGGACGCCGGACTGAACCGTGCTATTCACGTTACTGGTGAAGAAAATGCGGTGCCGCTGCAGATTCCGGTGGTTGGCCGTGTTGCAGCCGGTCAGCCGATTCTCGCGGTTGAAGATATTGACGGCTATGTTCCGTATCAGCCGCCCCGCCGCAGCGGCGATGCCGAATACTTTGCCCTGCACGTGCGCGGGGAAAGCATGCGTGACATTGGTATTATGAATGGCGACATTGTCATCGCCAAGCGCGTGCCTACCGCAGAGGACGGCGAAATTGTAGTCGCCATGATTGACGGCGAAGCAACTGTCAAGCGCATTTTCCGCGAACCGAAGCGTATTCGCCTCCAGCCCGAAAACCCTGATTTTTCGCCTATTTACGCAAAGGAAGTAACCGTACTGGGCATTGTGGTTGCGCTCTACCGCAGCTACTGA
- a CDS encoding M23 family metallopeptidase — translation MSSNEYQENEELENENPTEYTPKRNSTGKKPSSGKKGFYIALAVCLVAVGVAGWTTYDSVHQYKKASVNTIQTITTGSEAQKPTQSAASVAPAPAESAKESKAASKPASSAAAAKKTVPAAAVVSKLRLPVKDAAVQQAFSETPLYSKTMRDWRAHTGVDLSAKKGAEVTAAADGTVQSVTTIDSMGCTVQISHSGSLETWYCGLGNVAVKKGDVVKAGQKLGTVDTVPSEAAENAHLHFAVQKNGAFVDPAALLK, via the coding sequence TTGAGCAGTAATGAATATCAAGAAAATGAAGAACTAGAAAATGAAAACCCGACAGAGTATACTCCCAAAAGAAATTCTACCGGTAAAAAGCCCAGCTCCGGCAAAAAAGGTTTTTACATTGCATTAGCGGTGTGCCTGGTAGCCGTTGGCGTGGCTGGCTGGACAACGTATGACAGCGTGCATCAGTATAAAAAAGCTTCTGTGAATACCATTCAGACCATTACCACCGGTTCTGAAGCACAGAAACCGACGCAGTCTGCTGCCAGTGTTGCACCGGCTCCCGCTGAAAGTGCAAAGGAAAGCAAGGCAGCAAGCAAGCCTGCTTCTTCGGCAGCCGCAGCAAAAAAGACCGTGCCGGCTGCAGCCGTTGTTTCAAAGCTTCGGCTTCCGGTGAAAGATGCAGCTGTTCAGCAGGCCTTCAGTGAAACACCGCTGTATTCCAAAACTATGCGGGACTGGCGCGCGCACACCGGCGTTGACCTCAGCGCGAAAAAGGGTGCAGAGGTTACCGCTGCTGCGGACGGCACTGTACAGTCGGTTACAACAATCGACAGTATGGGCTGTACAGTTCAGATTTCCCATTCGGGCAGTCTGGAAACGTGGTATTGCGGGCTTGGGAATGTTGCCGTGAAGAAGGGCGATGTTGTCAAAGCGGGACAGAAACTCGGTACGGTGGATACCGTACCGAGTGAAGCTGCAGAAAATGCACATCTGCACTTTGCTGTACAGAAAAACGGTGCATTTGTAGATCCGGCAGCGCTTTTAAAGTGA
- the spoIIID gene encoding sporulation transcriptional regulator SpoIIID: protein MKGIVEERAVELGVYIVQFHATVRAAAKKFGVSKSTVHKDVTQRLKQIDRQLYQKVQKVLAINKAQRHIRGGQATKEKYEKLNGHKR, encoded by the coding sequence ATGAAAGGCATCGTCGAGGAACGAGCTGTTGAGCTCGGTGTATACATTGTTCAATTTCATGCGACCGTCCGCGCGGCGGCCAAGAAGTTTGGTGTTTCTAAAAGTACCGTACATAAAGACGTTACACAGCGTTTAAAACAAATCGACCGGCAGTTGTACCAAAAGGTGCAGAAAGTGCTGGCGATTAACAAAGCGCAGCGGCATATCCGCGGTGGTCAGGCAACAAAGGAAAAATACGAAAAATTAAATGGACACAAGCGCTAA
- a CDS encoding 5'-methylthioadenosine/adenosylhomocysteine nucleosidase: MIGIIGAMEVEVEQLLGNMQETGSKAVSGVCFHEGTMAGVQCVVAQCGIGKVAAAVCTQTMILLYHPQVILCEGVAGGIGKDVHIGDLVVATSLVQHDMDSSALGDPVGFISALQKVQMPVPSQTVALIADCAQDVYEGHVCKGVIATGDQFIANNDKLHQLAADFGAVACEMEGGSIAQVCCMAGVDYAVLRSISDNGDNDAAVDFPTFAAESAHKNTALLLAVLPKLVQQLEKTK; encoded by the coding sequence ATGATTGGTATCATTGGAGCTATGGAAGTCGAAGTGGAGCAGCTGCTGGGAAATATGCAGGAGACCGGGAGCAAAGCTGTCAGCGGTGTTTGTTTCCACGAAGGTACGATGGCAGGCGTGCAGTGTGTGGTTGCACAGTGCGGAATCGGTAAGGTTGCCGCAGCGGTGTGCACACAGACTATGATTTTGCTGTATCATCCGCAGGTTATTCTGTGTGAAGGTGTTGCGGGCGGCATCGGCAAAGATGTACATATCGGTGACCTTGTAGTTGCTACAAGCCTTGTTCAGCATGATATGGATTCTTCAGCACTGGGCGACCCGGTGGGCTTTATCAGTGCTTTGCAAAAAGTGCAGATGCCGGTTCCTTCCCAAACAGTGGCACTGATTGCTGACTGTGCGCAGGATGTGTATGAAGGCCATGTCTGCAAGGGCGTTATTGCGACAGGCGACCAGTTTATTGCGAATAATGACAAACTGCATCAGCTTGCGGCCGACTTTGGTGCGGTTGCCTGTGAGATGGAGGGCGGCTCTATTGCACAGGTGTGCTGTATGGCGGGCGTGGATTACGCGGTGCTGCGCTCTATTTCTGATAACGGCGACAACGATGCAGCGGTAGATTTCCCGACCTTTGCGGCAGAATCCGCACATAAAAACACAGCATTGCTCCTGGCGGTTTTGCCGAAACTTGTGCAGCAGTTGGAGAAAACGAAATGA
- a CDS encoding damage-control phosphatase ARMT1 family protein, with amino-acid sequence MKMVEACLPCLVNQAVKVANLTHAQNRELLYHQVFRFLSTADFSMTSPEIIGCTFRMLKEHIHNDDPYLETRNYYNDLFLKLSDQIEAATNQSKDPFKAAVKYAIIGNIIDFNPVHSITLENVMTYFRDADSTPLTIDCTDELLQNLRSAKNLLYLGDNCGEICLDKLLLKKIKTSFPNLHVRFGVRGQPVVNDSIEADAVRVGIPEYAEIISNGDDSLGTVLYRTSPEFQAAFHSADVIIAKGQANYECLSSFAHKNLYFLLMTKCSVIAEDIGVPVKSLVCMRANTAAN; translated from the coding sequence ATGAAAATGGTAGAAGCCTGCCTTCCCTGCCTTGTAAATCAGGCGGTGAAGGTTGCCAACCTGACGCACGCGCAAAACCGGGAACTGCTTTATCACCAGGTATTCCGATTTTTAAGCACAGCAGACTTTTCCATGACCAGCCCAGAGATAATTGGCTGCACATTCCGCATGCTGAAAGAGCATATTCACAACGATGACCCCTACCTGGAAACACGAAACTATTATAATGATTTGTTTCTAAAGCTTTCTGACCAAATTGAAGCCGCCACAAATCAATCTAAAGACCCCTTTAAGGCCGCTGTGAAGTATGCAATCATCGGCAACATCATTGATTTTAATCCGGTGCACAGCATCACGCTGGAAAACGTGATGACCTACTTCAGGGATGCGGACAGCACTCCCCTGACGATTGACTGTACGGATGAACTGCTGCAAAACCTTCGTTCTGCTAAAAACCTGCTGTACCTCGGTGACAACTGCGGCGAAATCTGTTTGGATAAGCTGCTGCTGAAAAAAATCAAAACCAGCTTCCCAAATCTGCATGTTCGTTTTGGTGTGCGGGGGCAGCCGGTCGTTAACGATTCCATTGAAGCCGACGCAGTGCGAGTCGGCATTCCCGAATATGCAGAAATCATCAGCAACGGCGATGATTCTCTCGGCACTGTTCTGTACCGCACAAGTCCGGAATTTCAAGCGGCATTTCACAGTGCAGATGTCATTATTGCCAAGGGGCAGGCAAACTATGAATGTTTAAGCAGTTTTGCCCACAAAAATCTTTATTTTCTGCTAATGACAAAATGTTCTGTCATTGCAGAGGATATTGGCGTACCCGTCAAATCTCTGGTCTGCATGCGTGCAAACACCGCTGCTAATTAA